In Lactococcus garvieae subsp. garvieae, the following proteins share a genomic window:
- a CDS encoding helix-turn-helix domain-containing protein, with the protein MTVYDRVKFLIDKRKMTVAEFEEKFGLTTNATYRWKRSVPNGATLEKLAKYFGTSTDYLIGLTDSPFNEKDVDRMLSSAEAYDGKPMSAHDREVIKAMIKGYMESKPEDK; encoded by the coding sequence ATGACGGTCTATGATCGTGTGAAATTCCTTATTGATAAAAGGAAAATGACGGTTGCTGAATTTGAAGAAAAATTCGGATTAACAACAAATGCAACATATAGATGGAAACGCAGCGTACCTAATGGTGCTACATTAGAAAAATTAGCTAAATATTTTGGGACATCTACAGATTATCTAATCGGATTAACTGATTCTCCATTTAATGAAAAAGACGTTGACCGCATGCTTAGCAGTGCTGAAGCATACGACGGAAAGCCTATGTCTGCTCATGACAGAGAAGTAATTAAAGCAATGATCAAAGGTTATATGGAAAGTAAACCTGAAGACAAATAA
- a CDS encoding antA/AntB antirepressor family protein, whose translation MNQLIKITHNENNDQVVSARELHKVLGVKTRFSLWWEQNTSLLVEGEDFTSVVSTTVVNNGANRKLQDYAVTADNAKHLAMQSQTKKSREIRDYFIQVEKEFKKHQQIPTTQRELAQLALAANEETAQRMDVVESKLHDLEENKLITTEDKGTIDSYVRKKVSTICRDQHLDSEARSLLFQDLGSSIKKLFNVPNRGRIKDKDFLQVLDFVSTWEPSSVTKAKINQLHIQ comes from the coding sequence ATGAATCAATTAATTAAAATCACACACAATGAGAACAATGATCAGGTAGTAAGCGCACGAGAGTTACATAAAGTTCTCGGAGTGAAAACAAGATTCTCACTTTGGTGGGAACAAAACACCTCACTATTAGTTGAAGGTGAAGATTTTACAAGTGTAGTTTCAACTACGGTTGTAAATAATGGAGCAAATCGTAAACTCCAAGACTACGCAGTTACTGCAGATAATGCAAAACATTTAGCAATGCAAAGTCAAACTAAAAAAAGCCGTGAAATTCGTGATTACTTCATCCAAGTAGAAAAAGAATTTAAAAAACATCAACAAATACCAACAACTCAACGTGAGCTTGCTCAATTGGCTTTGGCTGCAAATGAAGAAACAGCCCAGCGTATGGATGTTGTAGAGTCTAAACTTCATGATTTAGAGGAAAACAAACTTATCACAACTGAAGATAAGGGAACAATTGACAGTTATGTTCGTAAAAAAGTTTCAACTATCTGTCGTGATCAACATTTAGATAGTGAAGCAAGAAGTTTACTCTTCCAAGACTTGGGATCTAGCATCAAGAAATTATTCAATGTTCCTAATCGTGGACGCATTAAAGATAAAGACTTCTTACAGGTTCTTGATTTTGTTAGTACTTGGGAGCCTTCGTCAGTAACCAAAGCAAAAATAAATCAATTGCATATTCAATAA
- a CDS encoding DUF4145 domain-containing protein: MEKTIKVSGSDGYKVNFDLEIPTQCIHCYKEVGFIVNSTSTYNERVDKTIAITFQCPSCERYSVYEYLIINKGLKTTELINYSYTKDINVSLPKNIEKVSEEFVNIYKQAATAEAYGLMNICGVAYRKAAEFLIKDYVIMKNKEEEENIKSIFLSVVISNYLDDFPKIQNLAKATAWIGNDETHYVRKHNDKDLNDLKAFLLASATFIAADYDADQALALVSK, encoded by the coding sequence ATGGAAAAAACTATAAAGGTAAGTGGAAGTGATGGATACAAAGTAAATTTTGATTTAGAAATACCAACTCAATGTATCCATTGTTATAAAGAGGTTGGATTTATCGTTAATTCAACCTCAACTTATAATGAGAGAGTAGATAAAACAATTGCTATTACTTTTCAATGTCCTAGCTGTGAACGATATTCTGTCTATGAATATCTAATCATAAATAAAGGACTCAAAACGACAGAATTAATAAATTATTCTTATACCAAGGATATAAATGTGTCCTTACCAAAAAATATTGAGAAAGTTTCTGAAGAGTTTGTCAATATTTATAAGCAAGCTGCAACCGCTGAAGCATATGGTCTTATGAACATCTGTGGTGTTGCTTATAGAAAAGCGGCAGAATTCCTTATTAAAGACTATGTCATAATGAAAAATAAAGAAGAAGAGGAAAATATTAAATCCATATTTTTAAGTGTTGTTATTTCTAATTATCTTGACGATTTTCCAAAAATTCAAAATCTCGCTAAAGCTACTGCTTGGATTGGAAATGATGAGACTCATTATGTAAGAAAGCATAATGATAAAGATTTAAATGATTTGAAAGCTTTCTTACTTGCATCCGCCACATTTATTGCAGCTGATTATGATGCTGACCAAGCTCTTGCATTGGTTTCAAAATGA
- a CDS encoding tyrosine-type recombinase/integrase, whose protein sequence is MIEIQEYEMHLIDNEIAANTRKNYLNTLRQLDAFLEINDCALSKAALIKFKQYLREHEYKPKKHYTMKTINQKITSINVYLNWLEREEFITDKLSIKLLKAQTMEHRESITKSDYKKLLKNCDDEELELFILTIGNTGVRITEVCSLKVSDLNQKTILVENKGKERAIAMPQFLKKRLKKFVRTNGITDIIFAKDQRTYRADLKNLAGKAKVNKDKVYPHSIRHYFAKAFLENGGDSTVLQQLLGHKQIATTTIYTKLNSNELSEQFSNIKNI, encoded by the coding sequence TTGATAGAAATTCAAGAATATGAGATGCATCTGATCGATAATGAGATCGCTGCAAACACACGAAAAAACTATTTGAATACTTTGCGGCAGTTGGATGCATTTTTGGAAATTAATGATTGTGCGTTAAGTAAAGCAGCATTGATTAAGTTTAAGCAATACTTGCGAGAACATGAGTACAAACCTAAAAAACACTACACCATGAAAACCATTAATCAGAAAATCACAAGTATTAATGTATATCTCAATTGGTTAGAGCGAGAAGAATTCATAACTGATAAACTTTCTATCAAGCTTTTGAAAGCTCAAACAATGGAACACAGGGAATCTATCACAAAGAGCGACTATAAAAAGTTGTTAAAGAATTGTGATGATGAAGAATTAGAACTTTTCATTCTGACAATTGGAAATACTGGTGTACGAATAACTGAGGTTTGTTCTCTCAAGGTATCTGATCTCAACCAAAAGACTATTTTAGTTGAGAATAAAGGGAAAGAACGAGCAATTGCCATGCCACAATTTTTGAAGAAGAGATTGAAAAAATTTGTGCGGACTAATGGTATTACAGATATTATCTTTGCAAAAGACCAAAGAACGTATCGTGCGGACTTGAAAAACCTTGCAGGCAAAGCAAAAGTGAATAAGGACAAAGTTTATCCTCACTCCATCAGACATTACTTTGCAAAAGCATTCTTGGAAAATGGTGGAGATTCTACAGTTTTGCAGCAGTTGCTGGGCCATAAACAGATAGCAACAACAACTATTTATACCAAGCTCAATTCTAATGAGTTGAGCGAACAATTTAGCAACATAAAAAATATTTAA
- a CDS encoding ribbon-helix-helix protein, CopG family: protein MKSSKEFFVTEQAKKKKGRPMVGNKPRDRRFELRIDEDSLNRLDEEKKRTGKTRAQIIIELIKKLDD, encoded by the coding sequence TTGAAGAGTTCAAAAGAATTTTTTGTGACTGAGCAAGCAAAGAAGAAAAAGGGTCGTCCTATGGTTGGCAATAAGCCAAGAGATAGGCGCTTTGAATTACGTATAGATGAAGATTCACTTAATCGTCTAGATGAAGAAAAAAAGCGCACAGGCAAGACCCGTGCACAAATAATTATTGAGCTTATTAAAAAGCTTGATGATTAG
- a CDS encoding helix-turn-helix domain-containing protein — protein sequence MTEESNFQGANYYVVIPEQVLHDNRLTPLSRLIYGEVSALANINGFAWISNSKLAEKYGTSIKTISVSISSLQKNGYIRIQLTYKENSKEVVKRSIYINDINKKVNSLFTKTSIPPLQKGNAPIEKNVKDNNTMNNTMNNTNNNIADKSAKLDLDSRFEALWKLYPRKAGNKQKARASYKKAIKSGVTDQIIQHGIENLIAENRELKYIPHGQTWFCNERWNDEPMKVGSASSERQEYSDLDLPF from the coding sequence ATGACGGAGGAGAGTAACTTCCAAGGAGCGAACTATTATGTTGTTATCCCTGAACAAGTTCTACACGATAATAGACTTACACCTTTATCAAGATTAATATATGGAGAGGTTTCAGCTCTTGCAAATATTAATGGATTTGCTTGGATAAGCAACAGTAAACTGGCAGAAAAATATGGAACATCAATAAAAACAATTAGTGTTTCCATCAGTAGTCTTCAAAAAAATGGGTATATCAGAATACAGCTGACTTATAAAGAAAATAGTAAGGAAGTGGTGAAAAGAAGTATTTATATTAACGATATTAACAAAAAAGTAAATAGCCTATTTACAAAAACTTCTATCCCCCCTTTACAAAAAGGTAATGCCCCTATAGAAAAAAATGTAAAGGATAATAACACAATGAATAACACAATGAATAACACAAATAATAATATAGCGGACAAGTCCGCTAAGTTAGATTTGGATAGCAGATTTGAAGCTTTGTGGAAGTTATACCCTAGAAAAGCAGGTAATAAGCAAAAAGCAAGGGCATCTTATAAAAAAGCTATAAAGTCTGGTGTTACTGATCAAATTATCCAACATGGCATTGAGAACCTTATTGCAGAAAATAGGGAATTAAAATATATTCCTCACGGTCAAACATGGTTTTGTAATGAACGGTGGAATGATGAGCCTATGAAGGTAGGTTCTGCATCTTCTGAACGTCAAGAATATTCAGATTTAGATTTACCATTTTAG
- a CDS encoding DnaA ATPase domain-containing protein, producing MQTIGSVIGKNPKIKDNFKKLIKEVLDNQEIKDFISEHNMSEDEISRSCSRFFEYVKERDKFNSGEQTLMKGHKPVLVMSDNFATVSYQETEELIRTRKQQKDYKRLNRDSIINDNTIRKATFENFIAETEEEKTALDFMKRIAQYYKKGGTGNTVISGPAGTGKSHLSMAVLKECLENENTTVLFISFSEMLDLMKDYFDNKSSPYSPEYFKRLMSEVDLLVIDDIGAEKITEYSQDVLTKVLDSRTETIITTNLDSKELRNKYHGRIYSRIFRGIDNKAFNFKDIKDKRVSQLPF from the coding sequence ATGCAAACCATCGGAAGTGTGATTGGCAAGAATCCAAAAATAAAAGATAATTTCAAAAAACTGATAAAAGAAGTTTTAGATAATCAAGAAATAAAAGATTTTATTTCAGAACACAATATGTCTGAAGATGAAATTTCTCGAAGTTGCTCTAGGTTTTTTGAATATGTCAAAGAACGCGACAAATTTAATTCTGGTGAACAAACTCTTATGAAGGGTCATAAGCCAGTTCTTGTTATGTCTGATAATTTTGCGACTGTTAGTTATCAAGAGACAGAAGAGCTTATCAGAACCAGAAAGCAGCAAAAGGATTATAAAAGGCTCAATAGAGACAGCATAATCAATGACAATACTATAAGGAAAGCTACTTTTGAAAACTTTATAGCTGAAACTGAAGAAGAAAAAACAGCTTTAGATTTTATGAAAAGAATTGCTCAGTATTATAAAAAAGGTGGAACTGGGAATACAGTAATCAGTGGTCCGGCTGGTACTGGTAAGAGCCATTTGTCTATGGCCGTTTTAAAAGAGTGTTTAGAAAATGAAAATACAACAGTACTCTTCATAAGTTTTTCAGAAATGCTTGATCTCATGAAAGATTACTTTGATAATAAAAGCAGCCCTTACAGTCCAGAATACTTTAAACGATTAATGAGTGAAGTAGATTTACTTGTTATTGATGATATTGGTGCTGAAAAAATCACGGAATACTCGCAAGATGTGCTAACTAAAGTGTTAGATTCACGAACTGAAACAATTATCACTACTAATTTAGATAGTAAAGAACTCCGCAATAAGTATCATGGAAGAATTTACAGCCGTATTTTTAGAGGAATTGATAATAAAGCCTTTAACTTTAAGGATATTAAAGATAAGCGAGTTTCACAATTACCATTTTAA
- a CDS encoding DUF1642 domain-containing protein, with translation MKKFAEKEVKRPTATSLIPVTYRENVLKELSKAVNANYTKNAQILREHKEYIYFLESRLKECENLRIEANNEAAKEYALKCEVVEDRAELKREIDKLKSQLENQQPEIPEVPQFVADWLESDDLEDLIDDWYNHTSQLPEKVRDYLDSLGEDVTTSEDCYKETVHLIARAKIDDYTVAKEKRFYLRNKLTGRYLYIGICGEYREEEDTTGFIKSFQFTQQDINRMETGSYEQIEVKE, from the coding sequence ATGAAGAAGTTTGCAGAAAAAGAAGTAAAAAGACCGACCGCTACCAGTTTAATACCAGTTACTTACAGAGAAAATGTGCTTAAGGAGTTATCTAAGGCAGTAAATGCCAATTACACCAAAAATGCACAGATATTACGAGAACATAAAGAGTATATCTATTTTCTTGAAAGTAGACTCAAAGAGTGTGAAAATTTAAGAATTGAAGCTAACAATGAAGCTGCTAAAGAGTACGCTCTGAAATGTGAAGTAGTAGAAGATCGGGCAGAACTTAAGCGTGAGATTGACAAACTCAAATCCCAGCTCGAAAATCAGCAGCCAGAGATTCCAGAAGTTCCGCAGTTTGTTGCTGATTGGCTCGAAAGTGATGATCTAGAAGACTTAATTGATGATTGGTACAACCACACAAGTCAGCTACCCGAAAAGGTCCGAGATTATTTAGATAGCTTGGGTGAAGATGTCACGACATCCGAAGATTGTTATAAAGAAACAGTCCATCTAATCGCTCGGGCTAAGATAGATGACTACACAGTCGCTAAGGAGAAGCGGTTTTATCTTAGGAATAAGCTGACGGGGCGCTATCTTTACATAGGAATTTGTGGCGAGTATAGAGAAGAAGAAGATACCACAGGTTTTATCAAATCTTTCCAATTCACTCAGCAAGACATCAACCGCATGGAAACTGGAAGCTATGAGCAGATTGAGGTGAAAGAATGA
- a CDS encoding DUF722 domain-containing protein has translation MADKLDRLIKDYVTGNLDRQIQSRVNSITFKMKYKSKPDNLGIRTAYSGGSEQESALLLQEEIDRAIETDSLINEIKYKKYQLETWFGTPGKRTDDYLICEERWKNKSPQWYIAQKIKFSEKTVQRNYLALKKSIIDWGELEEYI, from the coding sequence TTGGCTGATAAGTTAGATAGACTAATAAAAGACTACGTCACTGGTAATCTTGATAGGCAAATTCAATCAAGGGTGAACAGTATCACTTTTAAGATGAAATATAAAAGTAAGCCAGACAATTTGGGAATCCGAACGGCATATTCTGGTGGGTCTGAACAAGAGAGTGCACTCCTATTGCAAGAAGAAATTGATAGAGCTATTGAAACGGATAGCTTAATTAATGAGATAAAGTATAAAAAATATCAACTTGAAACATGGTTTGGCACTCCTGGTAAAAGGACTGATGACTATTTAATCTGTGAGGAACGGTGGAAAAATAAGTCACCGCAATGGTACATTGCTCAAAAGATAAAATTCAGTGAAAAAACAGTACAAAGGAACTATTTGGCATTGAAGAAATCAATAATAGATTGGGGAGAACTTGAAGAATACATTTGA
- a CDS encoding HNH endonuclease, whose amino-acid sequence MPMIGRCRELNCHAMVFRPAVYCAKHKAMEHAYQEKRKEYDRVRFQNYNYKRNNMNRMKSEQNKFYHTKLWKSIRATALERDNHLCQYCLSRGRIRTGNIGDHIVPYEFDSENRSNLENIATCCAKCHSTKTKWEQLYYGTGVKNRLKKVVPIRNVKDVPDFQTDI is encoded by the coding sequence ATGCCAATGATTGGACGATGTCGAGAGCTTAATTGCCATGCGATGGTTTTTCGGCCAGCTGTATACTGCGCTAAACACAAGGCTATGGAACACGCCTACCAAGAGAAGCGTAAGGAATATGACCGCGTTCGTTTTCAAAATTATAACTACAAAAGAAATAATATGAACCGAATGAAGTCCGAACAAAACAAGTTCTACCATACTAAACTTTGGAAAAGCATTAGAGCGACAGCTTTAGAACGTGACAATCATTTGTGTCAATACTGTTTGTCTCGTGGTCGCATTCGAACAGGTAACATCGGTGACCATATCGTGCCTTATGAGTTTGACTCAGAGAACAGATCAAACCTTGAGAACATTGCGACCTGTTGCGCGAAATGCCACAGTACGAAGACAAAATGGGAACAGCTCTATTATGGGACGGGTGTCAAGAATCGTTTAAAAAAAGTTGTGCCGATTAGAAACGTGAAGGATGTTCCAGATTTTCAGACTGATATTTAA
- a CDS encoding phage terminase small subunit P27 family, translating to MAKKSYKDINDGGLSYRPPDHLGRTAKQIWRKVVVFLETQKPVERIDQTLVEMYCTQYEIYRNSYEHLKKHGEVQEIWKPVQDMTGEVIDKIFQGYKRNPMTQIYSDAIKNLSKIGSELGLSPKSRSELMTLNLQSSDDEDDGMGDFFDD from the coding sequence TTGGCTAAAAAGTCGTATAAAGACATTAATGATGGTGGTTTAAGCTATCGTCCGCCTGACCATCTTGGTCGTACTGCGAAACAAATTTGGCGAAAAGTAGTCGTCTTTTTAGAAACTCAAAAACCTGTAGAACGGATTGACCAAACATTAGTTGAAATGTATTGCACGCAGTATGAAATTTATCGCAATTCATACGAACATCTAAAAAAACATGGCGAAGTGCAAGAGATTTGGAAACCTGTGCAAGATATGACCGGAGAAGTCATTGACAAAATCTTCCAAGGATATAAACGCAACCCTATGACTCAGATTTACTCTGACGCCATTAAAAATTTATCTAAAATTGGTTCTGAGTTAGGACTATCACCAAAATCAAGGTCAGAGTTAATGACACTGAACTTACAATCAAGTGATGATGAAGATGACGGAATGGGGGACTTCTTCGATGATTGA
- a CDS encoding terminase large subunit, with protein sequence MMKMTEWGTSSMIEKIDLTQTHDVIGAYQAINYNDIRATYQDEGTQYAFDVLDGKYTTGYLMKLACFRHLQDLKRINEKAFPYQYSVKHVSRLMKFSRMAPNVDTMEPTKLMAWQQFMLASLIGWRNKEGGKRYSRAIISVGRGQGKTYMLAILMAYSFFVESRGLSNQDFLVSSINAKQTGKLYGYLKSMMTVLMAFNPWKKISEETDLVLNSERIIMRHNNNVIRPISHESGQYDSYHFTTAIFDEIGEVKSRDKISKIISGQVKVPNRQFIQISTAYPDPTVPFHEDEKMLQQAMEQDWNREADTYLCLVWSNDSLEETYQQETWVKSNPLLDLPKEHDNLMQGLIDKRDNDALTGATHDFQCKNLNMWLTSDVNSYLHLADVSKAIVPMFDIRCKQCYVGVDYSMMSDNTAIAFVFPYLDEEGRPKWHITQHSFVPFHKAGSIEAKEKQDGINYRELEKKGLCTITSHPQGLINDDEVYEWIVNTIEDNELDVLFFGYDAMGMTKVIQMLLNNTGMNLQPIRQRTSELKDPTKFLQKLFVEGSVSRLDDKIMEKALLNAVLREDSIGIQVDKRKATLKIDVVDAIIDALYQGMNHFEDYGMANDKSWQVEHMTPEQVKDWVTNQESGLLDVEDFDEDWGFDDDF encoded by the coding sequence ATGATGAAGATGACGGAATGGGGGACTTCTTCGATGATTGAAAAAATAGATTTGACTCAAACGCATGATGTCATAGGCGCTTATCAAGCCATCAACTACAATGATATTCGTGCGACTTACCAAGATGAAGGCACGCAGTATGCGTTTGATGTGCTCGATGGGAAGTACACCACAGGCTACTTAATGAAGCTTGCTTGTTTTAGACACCTTCAAGACTTGAAGCGCATCAACGAAAAAGCTTTCCCTTATCAGTATTCTGTGAAGCATGTCAGTCGTTTGATGAAGTTTTCAAGAATGGCACCAAATGTGGATACGATGGAACCAACCAAGTTAATGGCTTGGCAACAATTCATGCTTGCTTCGTTAATTGGATGGAGAAACAAAGAGGGTGGTAAACGATATAGTCGTGCCATCATTTCAGTCGGACGTGGGCAAGGTAAAACCTACATGTTAGCCATTCTAATGGCTTATTCATTTTTTGTAGAGAGTCGTGGTTTGTCTAACCAAGATTTTTTAGTTTCGTCCATCAATGCAAAACAAACAGGTAAATTATACGGCTATTTGAAATCTATGATGACTGTTCTGATGGCATTCAACCCGTGGAAAAAAATTTCAGAAGAGACAGATTTAGTCTTAAACTCTGAAAGAATCATCATGAGACACAATAATAATGTGATTCGTCCGATTTCGCATGAATCCGGTCAATACGATTCTTACCACTTTACAACCGCCATTTTTGATGAAATCGGTGAGGTCAAGAGTCGTGACAAGATTTCTAAGATTATCTCAGGGCAAGTGAAAGTTCCTAATCGGCAGTTTATTCAGATTTCTACGGCTTATCCAGACCCTACCGTCCCCTTTCATGAAGATGAAAAAATGCTCCAACAAGCCATGGAGCAAGATTGGAATCGAGAGGCAGATACTTATCTATGCTTGGTGTGGTCCAATGATAGCTTAGAGGAAACCTACCAACAAGAAACATGGGTGAAGTCTAATCCTTTACTCGACTTACCAAAAGAACATGATAATTTGATGCAAGGTTTGATTGACAAACGAGACAATGACGCCTTAACAGGGGCAACTCATGACTTTCAGTGTAAAAATCTTAACATGTGGTTGACCTCAGATGTCAATAGCTATCTACATTTGGCAGATGTCTCAAAGGCGATTGTTCCAATGTTTGATATCAGATGTAAACAATGTTATGTCGGGGTTGACTATTCCATGATGTCAGATAATACGGCCATCGCTTTTGTTTTTCCTTATCTTGATGAAGAAGGTCGACCAAAATGGCATATTACCCAACATTCCTTTGTACCCTTTCACAAAGCTGGCTCAATTGAGGCTAAAGAAAAACAAGATGGTATTAATTATAGAGAACTTGAAAAGAAAGGACTGTGTACGATTACCAGCCACCCTCAAGGGCTCATCAATGATGATGAAGTCTATGAGTGGATTGTTAATACCATTGAAGACAATGAATTAGATGTCCTCTTTTTCGGTTACGACGCCATGGGAATGACGAAAGTCATTCAAATGTTGCTCAATAATACAGGGATGAATCTTCAACCGATCAGACAAAGAACAAGTGAATTGAAAGACCCGACCAAATTTTTACAAAAACTCTTTGTCGAAGGGTCTGTGAGTAGACTTGATGATAAAATTATGGAAAAAGCCTTGTTAAATGCGGTGTTACGCGAGGATTCAATCGGCATTCAAGTGGATAAGCGTAAAGCAACATTGAAAATAGACGTTGTAGACGCCATCATCGATGCCCTTTACCAAGGGATGAACCATTTTGAGGACTATGGTATGGCAAACGATAAGAGCTGGCAAGTAGAGCACATGACGCCAGAGCAAGTGAAAGATTGGGTAACCAACCAAGAATCTGGCTTATTAGATGTAGAAGATTTTGATGAAGATTGGGGATTTGATGATGATTTTTAA
- a CDS encoding DUF1056 family protein, giving the protein MKIGDLMMIFKNLFTSIWKAFDVLMFIAFSITITTTMFMWNTTAGGITLSVVFVLAGLASELIEKKRGD; this is encoded by the coding sequence ATGAAGATTGGGGATTTGATGATGATTTTTAAAAACTTGTTTACGTCAATTTGGAAAGCATTCGATGTACTTATGTTTATTGCTTTTTCAATCACGATTACAACAACGATGTTTATGTGGAATACAACAGCTGGTGGAATTACTTTATCGGTTGTTTTTGTTTTAGCAGGACTAGCTTCCGAGTTGATAGAAAAGAAGAGAGGTGATTAA
- a CDS encoding phage portal protein produces the protein MPVFNLFNSSQSPPKSKRGIQDYFPDGNDGALLEQLLGGDERWVSAQTALRNSDLFAIILQLSNDLANIKMSAEKKKNQGIIDRPSTNANTHGFWQSMFAQLLLGGEAFAYRWRNVNGSDLKWEFLRPSQVNTYYDEYENGLYYNVTFDDPKIGSIQQAPQSNMIHLRLLSIDGGKTGISPLYALGREFKIQKASDNLTVNALKNSMNISGVLNIEKGGLLNDKDKAARSKAFMKRSRSGGPVVLDSLESFTPLEIKSNVAQLLSQTDWTSKQFAKVFGLPDSYVGGQGDQQSSIEQISGMYASALNRYIRPVISELEYKLNDTIKVNVWQAIDPLGDSYMSTMSKATKTGILAQNQALFLLQKMGYIPEQLPEGKNLNPITMNVKPVPTNEEEGSEVQNE, from the coding sequence TTGCCTGTATTTAACCTTTTCAACTCATCCCAATCACCCCCTAAATCTAAAAGGGGCATTCAAGATTATTTTCCAGATGGAAATGATGGAGCACTCCTTGAGCAGTTATTGGGTGGCGATGAACGCTGGGTGTCGGCTCAAACTGCTCTTAGAAATTCAGATTTGTTTGCCATCATTTTACAACTCTCTAATGACTTGGCGAATATCAAAATGAGTGCTGAGAAAAAGAAAAACCAAGGCATCATCGACCGGCCGAGTACGAATGCGAACACACATGGTTTTTGGCAATCGATGTTTGCCCAACTCTTATTGGGAGGGGAGGCGTTTGCTTATCGCTGGCGAAACGTAAACGGCTCAGACTTGAAGTGGGAATTCTTGAGACCCTCTCAAGTCAATACGTATTATGACGAATACGAAAACGGACTCTACTATAATGTGACCTTTGATGACCCTAAAATAGGGTCTATCCAACAAGCCCCTCAGAGTAATATGATTCATTTACGTTTGCTTTCCATTGATGGAGGAAAAACAGGGATAAGCCCACTCTATGCTTTAGGACGTGAATTCAAGATTCAAAAAGCATCTGATAATTTGACCGTGAATGCCTTGAAAAACTCCATGAATATTAGCGGAGTGCTCAATATTGAAAAAGGTGGCTTATTGAACGACAAAGATAAAGCGGCGCGTTCAAAAGCCTTTATGAAGCGGTCACGTAGTGGTGGGCCAGTGGTCTTAGATTCTCTTGAGTCCTTTACTCCACTAGAAATTAAATCTAATGTGGCACAGTTACTTTCTCAAACGGATTGGACTTCCAAACAGTTCGCCAAAGTGTTTGGGTTACCAGATAGCTACGTCGGGGGTCAAGGTGACCAACAGTCGTCGATTGAGCAAATCAGCGGAATGTATGCAAGTGCCTTAAATCGCTATATTCGACCCGTTATTAGTGAGCTAGAGTACAAGTTGAACGACACAATCAAAGTCAATGTATGGCAAGCCATCGACCCACTGGGTGATTCTTACATGTCTACCATGAGTAAAGCGACAAAAACAGGAATTTTAGCGCAAAATCAAGCGCTTTTTCTTTTACAGAAAATGGGTTATATCCCAGAACAACTGCCAGAAGGCAAGAATCTTAACCCTATAACGATGAATGTTAAACCCGTCCCAACAAATGAAGAAGAAGGGAGTGAGGTTCAAAATGAATGA